CGTCGTTGGTCAACACCCTTTCCGGCAGGTAGCTGCCGGTGCCCGCAATGCGGGAATAAATACGTTCAGTCATCACCACTCCGCGTTCGAAGCCTTCACGCGGAGAACCGCGCCCCAGCTAGCAGACCCGATTGACGGCGCAGGCGCAAGCGTGGGTCAGCCGGCGAGGCCGCATCACGCCCTTCAGCCTTGCGTATACGACAGACACAAAAATCGCCCCGGCGCCGGGTGGCGCCAGAGGCGATCGGCATGCCGGCGATCCGGCACGCGGTCACGAAGGACTTATTCTTCGTCGACGAAGCTGGTCTTGGTGTCCATGACCTTCTTGCCGCGGTAGTAGCCGTCAGCGGTCACGTGGTGACGGATATGGATCTCGCCGGTGGTCGGGTCGGTGGACAACTGCTTGGTGCCCAGCGAGTCGTGGCTGCGGCGCATGCCACGCTTGGAGGGGGAAACGCGGGACTTCTGGACAGCCATGGTCTTAACTCCAGGAAAAACTCAAAAATATGCAGGTTGATGGCCCGGAAACCGGGCCGGATCGCAGGAACAACCCGTAATTCTAACTCGGGTCGTCCGGTTTTTTCTTCAATGACGACAGCGCGGCGAAGGGATTGACGCGCTCCAGGTCGGCTTCGGGAATCGGCCAGTCGGCCTCCATCGCCTCGGTGCCCGGTTTCACCGGTACCACCGGGATGGCGAGGATCAATTCGTCCTCCACCAGATCCAGCGCGGACAACATGCCGTCTGCTGGCATCAACAACGGTTCGTACCCTTCCGGCAGTGCCGCTTCATCGGCTTCCTGACGGATCAGACCGAGTCGCTGCACGACGTCGACCGGAAACAGGAAGCGGGTCAAGGTGCGCTGGCACAACAAGGGCAGTTCGGCTTTCGCATGCAGCTCCGCGTACGGTACCTGCAGCTCGTCGCTGCCGAAATCCAGCGTGTAGGCGACTTCGCCGTCGGTGTCGACAAGGCTTCCTGCCAGCCGCGGCAGCGACGCCAGAGGCGCGCGCCCTTCAAGCCCGCGTCGCGCCGAAACCATGCGCCACGCATCCAGCAACTCGGGCACAGGCGGTTTGGTTGAGTCAGCGGACATAAGCCGGACGATGGTAGGGATACCACGGGGGAGTGTCAAATCACGCCGGCGCAGAGCAGTGTATGCCTGAACCCGGTTACCCCGCGAGCGCGCCCGGCTGCGCGATCCTCGTTTGCCCGCCGGTTTGCCCGTCGAGAGCACTGCGGGGCAGACTGGACGTTCATCCGACTGGCCCGCTGCCCGTGAATCCACTCCTGTTTCCGGTCGTCATCGCCGCGGCGCTGATCCTGCTTGTCGCCGTCCGGTATGGTCTGCGCCGCCGTCGCTATCGGGAAATGCAGCGGCTGCTCGACTCCGCCGACGCGCTGGAAGCGCGCCTGCGCGCAGCGCGTCGACAGATCGAGGCGGTCACCGGGGAAAGCGACGCCGATCCGGTGCATGAGGCGATGCGGGAAATGCTTCGCCAGCGACTGTGGCTGCGTGAGCAGGGCGCGCAGGCGCGGGTGGCGGAGATGCACAGCGTCCGCCTCTCGATCGACCAGGCGCGCGAGCGGATTGAACGCCAACTCGAACGGGTCGAGGAAGCGCACATGTTGGAGGTCTGAGCGTGGCGACACTGATCCTCGCCTCCGGCTCGCGCTATCGGGCGCAACTGCTTGAACGGCTGCGAGTGCCGTTCACCTTGGCGTCGCCCGAACTCGACGAGACGCCTTTGCCTGGCGAGTTCCCGGCGTCCCTGACCCGCCGGCTGGCCAACGCCAAGGCCGACGCGGTCGCGTCCCGCTTCCCCGGCGCCTGGGTACTGGGTTCCGACCAGGTCGCCGATATCGAAGGCCACATTCTTGGCAAACCCGGAGACCACGCAAGCGCCGTGCGTCAGCTCACCGCCATGTCCGGGCGGACCATCCACTTCCACACCAGCGTCTGCCTGCGCCACGATGACGGCCGCCGGCTGCAGTCACTGGACATCACGACGGTGCGCTTCCGGGCGCTTTCCGCCGATGAAATTGAACGCTACCTGCAGACCGAGCAGCCCTACGACTGCGCCGGCAGTTTCCAATGCGAGGGTCTGGGCATCAGCCTGTTCAAGGAGATCCAGTCGCGCGATCCGACCGCGCTGGTGGGCCTGCCGCTGATCGCCACCGCCGACCTGCTGCGCAACGCCGGTTTCGCGGTTCCCTGAGCCCGGCAAACGGGCAGACTGGCTCAGCGCACCTCGATCGGTTGCTCTGGCCACGCCTCCACGCTGCCGTCCGCGCCGTGCAGGCGCAGGCCCAGCCAGTGGCGACCCGTGGTGACATCCGCGCCCAGTTCCACCCGCCCGCTGAAGCCCACCCGCGGCTGGTTGGGATCGTTGCTGATGCGCCAGAACGCGGCGGTGCCGGGCTGGCTGGCGCCATAGGCGACATCCGCCACCGGCTTGCCGTCCAGGGTGACCTCGACCCGCGCCAGGCCCACGCCGTCCTTGAACGCCCAGCCTGCGATATCGAAGCTGCGTGCCACCCGCTGACCGCTGACGGGGCTGTCTATCCACGCCATCGCCGGGGCGGTGCAGTTGCCCGCGGTCGGCATGGACGAATCGAAGCGGAACAGCAGGAAGCGCTGGCGCCCGTGGTCCACGTTCACTACCCGCGGTGGCGGCAGCGGCCCCAGTTTCCCGCACAGGTGGTGATAACGCTCCAGCAGGTGTTTGTACTGGACATCGCTGGACGCGATCACCAGCAGCACCGGCGCGTCGGCCCAGGCCTGACCGAACTGCGCCGGCCACGATTCACGTGGCCCTGCTGCCAGGTTCCAGAGCTGCAACTGCGGCGCGCGGCCGTGCTTGATGTTCAAGGGATGGTCCAGCACGGGGATGCGCGGATCGCCCAGGGCGAACCCGAGCTCGGCGCCGATCTTGAAACTGCCCGCCACCAGGCGCGCGTCCGGACCCATCTGCCCGCGCTCCAGGCGCACGGCATCGGCCAGCTCGTCCCAGCCGGCGAAGTTGGACGGGTACCACTTCTCCGCCGCCGCGCGCGCGCGCAGGTCCGGCACCGACACCGCGACGTAATAGCCCATCACCATCACCAGGCCGAGGCCGGCGGTCAGCCAGGTCAGGCCACGCAACCAGCGCGGCCACGCGGCCAGGACCGCGGGCAGCAGCGGCAGCAGCGCCAGATAGCCGGGCAGCGGCCAGTGGAAGCTGACCCGCTCGGTGTCAGCGAAGAACCCCAGCGAAAAGAAACCGAGCACCAGCAGACCGCCGAGCAGCGCGAAATAACGCGATGCGGGTAGCGCCCCCCGATAGCCCCGCCAACCCGCTGCCAGCAGCGCGGCAAACAACAGCGGGGTGACCATCAGTGCCTGGATGACGACAAAAAGAATGCCGTCCCAGTGGAACGCCCACGGGTGCCGGTCCACCAGCTGGAAGCGCAGCCCGGCATCGGCGTTTCCCAGGTTCCAGGCCACCAGTGGCGCCCAGGCCGCGGCGCCAATGGCGATCGCAGTCCACACGCGGGGGTCACGCAGCGCCTTGCGACCG
The genomic region above belongs to Lysobacter avium and contains:
- a CDS encoding Maf family protein; this encodes MATLILASGSRYRAQLLERLRVPFTLASPELDETPLPGEFPASLTRRLANAKADAVASRFPGAWVLGSDQVADIEGHILGKPGDHASAVRQLTAMSGRTIHFHTSVCLRHDDGRRLQSLDITTVRFRALSADEIERYLQTEQPYDCAGSFQCEGLGISLFKEIQSRDPTALVGLPLIATADLLRNAGFAVP
- a CDS encoding glycosyltransferase family 39 protein codes for the protein MPAERSAYRWFLVLFIAVLAVKLLVAARLPLFVDETFYWLEGQHLAPAYSDLPGLTAWLARLGVSLGGNTELGLRLPFLMIAAAVPWLVARVTAREYGPVHGWQAGSFALLLPLAGTLGLLALPDAAMALATVLCIDAGARLLRQVSAGASLELALGLTIGALSHYRFIAVIGVGLLALLLVRDGRKALRDPRVWTAIAIGAAAWAPLVAWNLGNADAGLRFQLVDRHPWAFHWDGILFVVIQALMVTPLLFAALLAAGWRGYRGALPASRYFALLGGLLVLGFFSLGFFADTERVSFHWPLPGYLALLPLLPAVLAAWPRWLRGLTWLTAGLGLVMVMGYYVAVSVPDLRARAAAEKWYPSNFAGWDELADAVRLERGQMGPDARLVAGSFKIGAELGFALGDPRIPVLDHPLNIKHGRAPQLQLWNLAAGPRESWPAQFGQAWADAPVLLVIASSDVQYKHLLERYHHLCGKLGPLPPPRVVNVDHGRQRFLLFRFDSSMPTAGNCTAPAMAWIDSPVSGQRVARSFDIAGWAFKDGVGLARVEVTLDGKPVADVAYGASQPGTAAFWRISNDPNQPRVGFSGRVELGADVTTGRHWLGLRLHGADGSVEAWPEQPIEVR
- the rpmF gene encoding 50S ribosomal protein L32: MAVQKSRVSPSKRGMRRSHDSLGTKQLSTDPTTGEIHIRHHVTADGYYRGKKVMDTKTSFVDEE
- a CDS encoding YceD family protein, with the protein product MSADSTKPPVPELLDAWRMVSARRGLEGRAPLASLPRLAGSLVDTDGEVAYTLDFGSDELQVPYAELHAKAELPLLCQRTLTRFLFPVDVVQRLGLIRQEADEAALPEGYEPLLMPADGMLSALDLVEDELILAIPVVPVKPGTEAMEADWPIPEADLERVNPFAALSSLKKKPDDPS